The proteins below come from a single Oncorhynchus gorbuscha isolate QuinsamMale2020 ecotype Even-year linkage group LG12, OgorEven_v1.0, whole genome shotgun sequence genomic window:
- the LOC123990532 gene encoding myosin-6-like, protein MGDALMAEFGKAAHFLRKSDKERLEAQTRAFDIKTECFVVDDKVEYVKGQIQSKEGGKVIVKREDQTIVTVKEVDVHPQNPPKYDKIEDMAMFTFLHEPAVLFNLKERYAAWMIYTYSGLFCVTVNPYKWLPVYDSEVVSAYRGKKRTEAPPHIFSISDNAYQYMLTDRENQSVLITGESGAGKTVNTKRVIQYFASIAAVSGVKRDPSKGTLEDQIIQANPALEAFGNAKTLRNDNSSRFGKFIRIHFGTSGKLSSADIETYLLEKSRITFQLKAERNYHIFFQILSNQKPELLDLLLITNNPYDYSYISQGEVTVASINDSEELMATDSAFDVLGFTAEEKQGVYKLTGAIMHYGNMRFKQKQREEQAEPDGTEAADKSAYLMGINSADLIKGLCHPRVKVGNEYVTKGQGVDQVYYSLGALAKSVYEKMFNWMVVRINHSLDTKQARQHFIGVLDIAGFEIFDFNTFEQLCINFTNERLQQFFNHHMFVLEQEEYKKEGIDWEFIDFGMDLQACIDLIEKPLGIMSILEEECMFPKASDQTFKAKLYDNHLGKNRMFQKPIPGKGKAEAHFALLHYAGTVDYNISGWLVKNKDPLNETVCGLYAKSSLKLLSHLFVIIATEGGDKAGGKGGKKKGSAFQTVSALHRENLNKLMSTLKTTHPHFVRCLIPNESKTPGIMDNCLVMHQLRCNGVLEGIRICRKGFPNRVLYGDFKQRYRILNASVIPEGQFIDSKKAAEKLLGSLDIDHTQYRFGNTKVFFKAGLLGTLEEMRDEQLSRIITMIQANARAILMRAEYQKLVERRDALMVIQWNLRAFLGVKNWPWMKMFFKIKPLLKSAESDKEMANIKDEFTKLKEAFEKSEARRKELEEKVVSILQEKNDLLLQCQSEQDTLTDAEERCEQLIKSKIQMEAKVKELTERMEDEEEMNADLTAKKRKLEDECSELKKDIDDLELTLAKVEKEKHATENKVKNLTEEMASQDENIMKLTKEKKALQEAHQQTLDDLQSEEDKANTLTKAKAKLEQQVDDLEGSLEHEKKVRMELERSKRKLEGDLKLNQENLMDLENDKQQLDDKLKKKDFEMSSLTVKIEDEQVAGVQLQKKLKESQARIEELEEELDAERAARAKVEKQRSDLSRELEDISERLEEAGGATSAQVELNKKRENEFLKLRRDLEESTLQHEATAASLRKKHADSVAELGEQIDNLQRVKQKLEKEKSELKLELDDLSSNMESVVKAKSNMEKMCRSMEDNMNENKTKYEEAQRSLNDFSSQRARLLTENGELGRQLEEKECLISQLTRGKSSYTQQVEDMRRQLEEEVKAKNSLAHAVQSSRHDCDLLREQFEEEQEAKAELQRALSKANTEVSTWRARYETDGIQKTEELEEAKKKLVQRLQEAEEAVEAVNAKCSSLEKTKSRLQNEIEDLMLDLERSNAASAALDKKQRTFDKVMAEWKQKYEESQCELEGSQKEARSLSTELFKLKNAYEESLDHLETIQRENKNLQEEISDLTDQLGEGGKSAHELEKLRKQLEQEKAELQSALEEAEGSLEHEEGKILRAQLEFNQVKADIERKLAEKDEEMEQVKRNYQRMVESLQTSLESETRSRNEALRVKKKMEGDLNEMEIQLSQANRQAADAQKQLKISQSYLKDTQLQLDDSTHGNEDLKENIALLERRNNLFQAELEELRGVLEQTERCRKLAEQELTEATERMQLLHSQNTGLINQKKKQEADLLQLQTEVEEAVQENRNAEEKAKKAITDAAMMAEELKKEQDTSAHLERMKKNMEQTIKDLQHRLDEAEQIAMKGGKKQLQKLELRIKELESELEAEQKRGTESIKGVRKYERRIKELTYQTTEDRKNMARIQDLVDKLQLKVKSYKRASEEAEEQANANLAKFRKLQHELEEAEERADIAESQVNKLRAKTRDGSGKKGLDE, encoded by the coding sequence ATGGGTGATGCTCTCATGGCTGAGTTTGGGAAGGCTGCTCACTTTCTGAGGAAGTCAGACAAGGAGCGCCTGGAAGCCCAGACCAGGGCTTTTGACATCAAGACTGAGTGCTTTGTGGTTGATGACAAAGTGGAATATGTCAAGGGGCAGATCCAAAGCAAAGAGGGGGGAAAGGTGATCGTAAAGAGGGAGGACCAGACTATCGTGACCGTCAAGGAGGTGGACGTCCATCCCCAGAACCCGCCAAAATACGATAAAATCGAAGACATGGCCATGTTCACCTTCCTCCATGAGCCAGCTGTTCTGTTTAACCTCAAAGAGCGTTACGCAGCCTGGATGATCTACACCTACTCAGGGCTGTTCTGTGTGACAGTGAACCCATACAAGTGGCTTCCTGTCTATGACTCTGAGGTGGTGTCTGCCTACAGGGGGAAGAAGAGGACTGAAGCCCCCCCTCACATCTTCTCCATCTCAGATAACGCCTACCAGTATATGCTTACTGATCGGGAGAACCAGTCTGTTCTTATCACCGGAGAATCCGGTGCGGGAAAGACTGTCAACACCAAGAGAGTCATCCAGTACTTTGCCAGCATTGCAGCAGTTAGTGGCGTTAAGAGGGATCCAAGCAAGGGCACCCTGGAAGATCAAATCATCCAGGCTAACCCTGCACTGGAGGCTTTCGGTAATGCCAAAACACTGAGAAATGACAACTCATCACGTTTCGGCAAATTCATCCGTATTCACTTTGGGACCAGTGGGAAACTGTCCTCTGCCGACATAGAGACTTACCTTCTTGAGAAGTCCCGTATCACCTTTCAGCTCAAAGCTGAGAGGAACTACCATATTTTCTTCCAGATATTGTCCAATCAAAAGCCAGAGCTCTTGGACTTGCTGTTAATCACCAACAATCCATATGACTACTCCTACATCTCCCAAGGAGAAGTAACAGTAGCATCCATCAATGATTCTGAGGAACTGATGGCCACTGATAGTGCCTTCGATGTGCTTGGCTTTACTGCAGAGGAAAAACAGGGGGTCTACAAGTTGACAGGTGCCATAATGCACTACGGCAACATGAGGTTCAAACAGAAGCAACGGGAGGAGCAGGCAGAGCCTGACGGTACAGAGGCTGCTGACAAGTCAGCTTACCTAATGGGGATCAACTCTGCAGATCTGATTAAAGGACTTTGCCATCCCAGAGTCAAGGTTGGCAATGAGTATGTCACCAAAGGTCAAGGTGTAGATCAGGTCTACTATTCCCTCGGTGCATTGGCTAAGTCAGTGTATGAAAAGATGTTCAACTGGATGGTGGTGAGAATCAACCACTCCCTTGACACAAAACAGGCACGCCAGCATTTCATAGGCGTACTGGACATTGCTGGATTTGAGATCTTTGATTTCAACACCTTTGAACAGCTCTGCATCAACTTCACAAATGAGAGACTGCAACAGTTTTTCAATCATCACATGTTTGTGCTCGAGCAAGAGGAGTACAAAAAGGAGGGCATTGACTGGGAGTTCATCGACTTTGGGATGGACTTGCAAGCTTGCATTGACCTCATTGAAAAGCCACTTGGGATCATGTCAATTCTAGAGGAAGAGTGCATGTTCCCCAAGGCCAGTGACCAGACCTTTAAGGCAAAGCTATATGACAACCATTTGGGCAAGAATAGAATGTTTCAGAAGCCAATTCCAGGTAAGGGCAAGGCAGAGGCACACTTTGCCCTGCTCCACTATGCTGGCACTGTTGATTACAATATTTCTGGCTGGCTGGTGAAGAACAAAGATCCATTGAATGAAACAGTGTGTGGTCTTTATGCAAAATCCTCCCTCAAGCTGTTGAGTCATCTTTTTGTCATCATAGCAACGGAGGGAGGTGACAAAGCTGGTGGAAAAGGAGGCAAAAAGAAAGGGTCTGCTTTCCAGACTGTATCTGCACTTCACAGGGAAAACCTAAACAAGCTGATGAGCACCCTGAAAACCACCCATCCCCACTTTGTCCGCTGCTTGATCCCAAATGAGAGCAAAACGCCAGGGATCATGGACAACTGCCTTGTGATGCACCAGCTTCGCTGTAACGGTGTGCTGGAGGGCATTCGAATCTGCAGAAAGGGCTTCCCAAACAGAGTCCTCTATGGCGACTTCAAACAGAGATATAGAATCCTGAATGCATCCGTCATTCCTGAGGGACAGTTTATTGACTCCAAGAAAGCCGCTGAAAAGCTGCTGGGATCATTGGACATTGACCACACTCAGTACCGGTTTGGCAACACCAAGGTCTTCTTCAAAGCAGGCTTGCTGGGTACGTTGGAGGAGATGCGAGATGAACAACTCTCCCGCATCATTACAATGATCCAGGCCAACGCAAGAGCCATACTCATGAGGGCAGAGTACCAGAAGCTTGTGGAACGCAGGGATGCTCTAATGGTCATCCAGTGGAACCTTCGTGCCTTTTTAGGGGTTAAGAACTGGCCCTGGATGAAGATGTTCTTCAAAATCAAGCCACTGCTGAAGAGTGCTGAGTCTGACAAGGAGATGGCAAACATAAAGGACGAGTTCACTAAGCTCAAAGAGGCCTTTGAGAAATCAGAAGCAAGACGGAAGGAGCTTGAGGAGAAAGTGGTTAGTATTCTCCAAGAGAAGAACGACCTGCTCCTACAATGCCAGTCTGAGCAGGACACACTAACAGATGCTGAAGAGCGCTGTGAGCAGCTCATAAAAAGTAAGATCCAAATGGAAGCAAAAGTGAAAGAACTGACAGAACGtatggaggatgaagaggagatgaATGCAGATCTCACAGCAAAGAAACGCAAGCTGGAGGATGAATGCTCTGAGTTGAAGAAAGATATAGATGACCTTGAGCTGACATTAGCCAAGGTTGAGAAAGAGAAACATGCCACAGAGAACAAGGTGAAGAACCTCACAGAGGAGATGGCTTCCCAGGATGAAAACATTATGAAGCTGACCAAAGAGAAGAAGGCACTGCAGGAGGCTCATCAGCAGACACTCGATGACCTACAGAGTGAGGAGGACAAAGCCAACACCTTGACCAAAGCTAAAGCTAAGCTGGAGCAACAGGTGGATGACCTTGAGGGCTCCCTGGAACACGAAAAGAAAGTCAGAATGGAGCTTGAGCGCTCCAAGAGAAAGCTTGAAGGAGACCTAAAACTGAACCAAGAGAATTTGATGGATTTGGAGAATGACAAACAACAGCTAGATGACAAACTCAAGAAGAAAGACTTTGAGATGAGCAGCCTgactgtaaagattgaggatgaGCAGGTGGCTGGAGTTCAGCTCCAGAAGAAACTGAAGGAAAGCCAGGCACGAATCGAAGAGCTTGAAGAGGAGTTGGACGCTGAGCGAGCAGCCCGAGCCAAAGTGGAGAAGCAGCGATCTGATCTCTCCCGTGAACTAGAGGACATAAGTGAGCGTTTGGAGGAAGCAGGAGGGGCCACATCTGCCCAGGTGGAGCTCAACAAGAAGAGGGAGAACGAATTTCTGAAACTTCGTAGGGACCTGGAGGAATCCACGCTTCAACATGAGGCTACTGCTGCATCCTTGAGGAAGAAGCATGCGGACAGTGTGGCCGAACTGGGTGAGCAAATCGACAACCTCCAGCGTGTCAAGCAGAagctagagaaagagaagagtGAGCTGAAGCTGGAGCTAGACGACCTGTCCTCAAATATGGAGAGTGTGGTGAAGGCCAAATCCAACATGGAGAAGATGTGCCGATCAATGGAAGACAATATGAATGAGAACAAGACCAAGTATGAGGAGGCCCAGAGGTCCCTCAATGACTTCTCCTCACAGAGGGCCAGGCTGCTCACTGAAAATGGAGAGTTGGGACGTCAGTTGGAGGAGAAAGAGTGCCTGATTTCACAACTCACCAGGGGCAAGAGCTCCTACACCCAGCAGGTGGAGGATATGCGCAGGCAGCTCGAGGAGGAGGTCAAGGCAAAGAATTCACTGGCCCATGCCGTGCAGTCTTCCCGTCATGACTGTGACCTGCTCAGAGAACAGtttgaggaggagcaggaggccaAGGCAGAGCTGCAGAGGGCACTATCCAAGGCCAACACTGAAGTGTCCACATGGAGGGCAAGGTATGAGACTGATGGAATCCAGAAAACTGAGGAGCTGGAGGAAGCTAAAAAGAAGTTAGTCCAAAGACTGCAAGAAGCAGAGGAGGCTGTGGAGGCTGTGAACGCAAAGTGTTCCTCTCTCGAAAAGACCAAGAGTCGCCTACAAAATGAAATTGAGGACCTGATGTTGGATCTTGAAAGATCTAATGCAGCATCTGCAGCTCTGGACAAGAAGCAGAGAACCTTTGACAAAGTCATGGCTGAGTGGAAGCAGAAGTATGAGGAGTCACAGTGTGAGCTCGAGGGTTCCCAGAAGGAGGCTCGGTCTCTCAGCACTGAGCTCTTCAAATTGAAGAATGCCTATGAGGAGTCCTTGGATCACCTGGAGACCATTCAAAGGGAGAACAAGAACCTGCAGGAGGAGATCTCTGACCTTACTGATCAACTTGGTGAGGGAGGGAAAAGCGCCCATGAATTGGAGAAACTTCGGAAGCAGCTGGAGCAAGAGAAAGCAGAGCTCCAGTCAGCACTCGAGGAGGCAGAAGGTTCCCTGGAGCACGAAGAGGGCAAAATCCTTCGGGCACAGCTGGAGTTCAACCAGGTGAAGGCGGATATTGAGCGCAAGCTGGCCGAGAAAGATGAGGAAATGGAACAGGTCAAGAGGAATTACCAGCGCATGGTGGAGTCACTGCAGACCTCCCTCGAGTCTGAGACCAGGAGCCGCAACGAAGCCCTGAGAGTCAAGAAGAAGATGGAGGGCGACCTCAACGAGATGGAGATCCAGCTTAGCCAAGCCAACAGACAGGCGGCTGATGCCCAAAAGCAGCTTAAGATTAGCCAGTCATATCTGAAGGATACCCAGCTGCAGCTGGATGACTCTACACACGGGAATGAAGACCTGAAGGAGAACATTGCTCTCTTGGAGCGCAGGAACAATCTGTTCCAAGCAGAGCTGGAGGAACTTCGGGGTGTTCTTGAGCAGACAGAGCGTTGCCGCAAGCTGGCCGAACAGGAGCTCACTGAAGCCACAGAGCGCATGCAGCTCCTGCACTCTCAAAACACAGGCCTTATCAACCAGAAGAAGAAACAAGAGGCTGATCTGCTCCAACTGCAGACCGAGGTGGAGGAAGCTGTACAGGAAAACCGCAATGCTGAAGAGAAGGCCAAGAAGGCCATCACCGATGCAGCCATGATGGCCGAGGAGCTGAAGAAGGAGCAAGACACTAGCGCCCACCTGGAGCGTATGAAGAAGAATATGGAACAGACCATTAAGGACCTGCAGCACCGTTTGGATGAGGCAGAACAAATCGCAATGAAGGGTGGGAAGAAGCAGCTCCAAAAGCTGGAGTTACGCATCAAGGAGTTGGAGAGCGAGCTGGAGGCGGAGCAGAAGAGGGGCACAGAGTCAATCAAGGGGGTGCGCAAGTACGAGCGGCGCATCAAGGAGCTCACCTACCAGACGACGGAGGATCGCAAGAACATGGCTCGCATCCAGGACCTGGTGGACAAGCTGCAGCTGAAGGTGAAGTCCTACAAGCGCGCCTCCGAGGAGGCAGAGGAACAGGCCAATGCCAACCTGGCCAAGTTCCGCAAGCTGCAGCATGAGCTGGAGGAGGCTGAAGAGCGAGCAGACATCGCTGAGTCCCAGGTGAACAAACTCCGGGCCAAGACCCGGGACGGGTCCGGCAAGAAGGGCTTGGATGAGTGA
- the LOC123990533 gene encoding serine/threonine-protein kinase PAK 6-like: protein MFRRKKKRRPEISAPQDFEHRVHTSFDAVQGCFVGLPPQWQSVIDILRRPKPVVDPSRITNVELRPKKTICRGSFIGHGDYISHVISEMTRLTVTSSNSLRKSSPSARQRARSMGRLGELVEGDTYQYEELDQEKRHNGGNSYWQVQSESGSPKLALRKTSTLQPNGVLPRAKSTHEMSTAAGDKPAPLPKGPVPTPPRGGGTGHYTRSEWSGLINRPGQQMGMPQKGKVANQRPASCYNLQTLQTQQQVNMRVKPGVSHLPDLLTSSKDTSPQRPHSSCDLKMNSLGPSAMSLPNGTSSLIAGRGRTHRPSRSSSSYTIGSLSPIVQGATMPLLPKQDSPSQPRPSPTGSPATSSTGTAQQHQPKLGPEPEPAKVTHEQFKAALQMVVDKGDPRTSLENFVKIGEGSTGVVCIARERHSGRQVAVKMMDLRKQQRRELLFNEVVIMRDYRHNNVVEMYRSALVEEELWVIMEYLQGGALTNVVSETRLNEEQIATVCEAVLQALAYLHSQGVIHRDIKSDSILLTLDGRIKLSDFGFCAQISKDIPKRKSLVGTPYWMAPEVVSKTPYGTQVDVWSLGIMVVEMVDGEPPYFSDTPVAAMKKLRDEPPPTVRNTQKISPVLKDFLDRMLTRDPQERATASDLLEHPFLLQCGSRQCLVPLVERYRKRMSRC, encoded by the exons ATGTTCCGGCGGAAAAAGAAGCGGAGGCCGGAGATCTCGGCGCCACAGGACTTTGAGCATCGGGTCCACACGTCATTCGACGCAGTGCAGGGGTGCTTCGTGGGCCTGCCGCCCCAGTGGCAGAGCGTCATTGACATCCTGAGGAGGCCAAAACCAGTGGTGGACCCGTCCCGGATCACCAATGTGGAGCTCAGGCCCAAGAAG ACCATTTGTAGGGGGAGTTTCATAGGACACGGAGACTACATCTCCCACGTCATCTCAGAGATGACTCGTCTTACCGTCACCAGTTCCAACTCGCTCCGGAAGAGCAGTCCTTCGGCGCGGCAACGGGCACGCTCCATGGGGCGTCTGGGCGAGCTCGTCGAAGGGGACACGTATCAGTATGAGGAGCTGGACCAAGAGAAGCGTCATAACGGCGGTAACAGCTACTGGCAGGTACAAAGCGAGAGCGGCAGCCCCAAACTGGCTCTTAGGAAAACATCCACCCTCCAGCCCAATGGGGTACTGCCTCGGGCAAAGTCGACGCATGAGATGAGCACGGCAGCTGGGGATAAACCTGCACCTCTGCCGAAGGGGCCAGTCCCCACGCCCCCTAGAGGAGGCGGCACAGGTCATTATACACGTAGCGAATGGTCGGGACTTATAAATCGGCCGGGACAACAGATGGGGATGCCGCAAAAGGGCAAGGTAGCCAATCAGAGGCCGGCATCCTGCTATAACCTGCAGACCCTGCAGACGCAGCAGCAGGTCAACATGAGGGTCAAGCCTGGGGTCAGTCACCTGCCGGACCTTCTGACTTCCTCCAAGGATACTTCTCCTCAGAGACCCCACTCGTCCTGTGACCTGAAG ATGAATTCATTAGGGCCCTCGGCCATGTCCTTACCCAATGGCACCAGCAGCCTGATCGCAGGCCGAGGGCGAACCCACAGACCCTCACGCTcctcctccagctacaccattgGATCGTTATCACCCATAGTTCAGGGGGCTACCATGCCCCTACTCCCCAAACAGGACAGCCCATCCCAGCCCCGGCCTTCTCCCACGGGCTCCCCGGCCACCAGCTCAACAGGAACGGCCCAGCAGCATCAGCCCAAGCTCGGGCCAGAGCCTGAGCCGGCCAAAGTGACCCATGAGCAGTTCAAGGCGGCCCTGCAGATGGTAGTTGACAAGGGAGATCCGCGCACCTCCCTGGAGAACTTTGTGAAGATCGGGGAGGGCTCCACGGGGGTCGTGTGCATTGCCCGCGAGAGGCATAGCGGTCGGCAGGTGGCGGTGAAGATGATGGATCTCCGTAAGCAGCAGCGCAGAGAGCTGCTCTTTAACGAG GTGGTGATCATGAGGGACTACCGGCACAACAACGTTGTGGAGATGTACAggagtgccctggtggaagaggaGCTGTGGGTTATCATGGAGTACCTGCAGGGCGGCGCTCTAACCAACGTCGTGTCTGAAACCAG GCTGAATGAAGAGCAGATAGCCACCGTGTGCGAGGCTGTGCTGCAGGCGTTAGCCTATCTCCATTCCCAGGGAGTTATCCACCGTGACATCAAGAGTGACTCTATACTGCTCACGCTGGATGGGAGG ATCAAGCTGTCAGACTTTGGATTCTGTGCTCAGATCAGCAAAGACATCCCCAAAAGGAAGTCCTTGGTTGGAACACCGTACTGGATGGCTCCAGAGGTTGTGTCAAAGACTCCATATGGAACTCAG GTGGATGTGTGGTCCCTGGGTATCATGGTGGTAGAGATGGTGGATGGAGAGCCTCCGTACTTCAGCGACACACCAGTGGCAGCTATGAAGAAACTGAGGGACGAGCCGCCACCCACAGTCAGGAACACACAGAAG atctcCCCTGTGTTGAAGGACTTCCTGGATCGTATGCTAACACGGGACCCCCAGGAGCGGGCTACCGCTAGCGACCTGCTGGAGCACCCCTTCCTGCTGCAGTGTGGCTCACGGCAGTGCCTGGTGCCCCTAGTGGAACGATACCGTAAACGCATGTCCCGCTGCTGA